CTAGACTGCACCCGGCGCGACGAGAGGGCGAGGATGACCGACGAGCACGGCCTGCCGGACGAGATCGCACTGCTCTGGGGGCTGCGCTCGACGCCGAAACGGGGCCGCAAACCGTCCCTCACGGTCTTCGACATCACCCGCGCCGCGATCGAGGTGGCCGATGCCGAGGGGCTCGCCGCCGTCTCGATGGCCCGCGTCGCGCAGCAGCTCGGCAAGTCGACGATGGCGCTCTACCGGCACGTGAACAGCAAGGACGAGCTGCTGGCGCTGATGGCGGACGCCGCGCTGGAACTCCCGCCCGAGCTGCCCGGCGGCGACTGGCGGGCCGGGCTGACCACGTGGACGCACGCCGTGGTGGCCGCGTTCCGGCGGCACCCGTGGTTCGCCCGGATACCGCTGACCGGGCCGCCCGCCGGGCCGCACAACCTCGCGTGGTTCGACAGCGCGCTCGGGGCGCTGTCCGGGACCACCCTGGCCGAGGACGAGAAGGTCGGCGTCGTGATGGGGCTGCTCACCTTCGTGCACGGCACGCTGCGGCTCGGCACGGAGATGACCCGGCACTACCAGGACAAGCCGGAGGCGTTCAGCCGGCAGTACGCGCGGGTGCTGCGGACCGTCGTGGACCCCCGGCGGCTGCCCGCGCTGGGCCGTGTCGTGGACTCGGGGGTGTTCGACGTCGACGACCTGTACCGGGACGAGGTGGACGCGGACTTCGGCTTCGCCCTCAACATCTTCCTGGACGGCGTGGCCGCGCACCTGGCACGCCGGTCGTGAGGTGCCGCGGGGCCGGTCGGGGCCCCGCGGCACCGGGCGATCACCGCTGTCCGACCCGCGTCACCCGCCGCCGGGCGGGGGCGTCGGCCGACATGACCACCAGGGCCGCGGTGATCAGGACCAGGTTCTTCACGACGAACTCGCCGGTCATGGTGAGCAGCAGCGGGTTGCCCGCGCGGAACGCGGCGGCCGGCTGCACGACCAGCACCAGGAACGTCCCCGCCAGGTGCAGCACGACGAGCAGCGCCACCCAGCGCAACCGCCTGCCCACCACGAGGGCGACCCCCAGCACCACCTCCAGCACGCCGAGCGCGAACACGAACGCGCCCGGGTCGAGCCACGGGACGATCCGGGCCACCAGGTCCGCCACCGGTGTCGCACCGGCCACCTTGAGGGCCCCGAACCACACGAACACCACGCCCAGCGATCCCCTGAGCAGGGGAACGCTCAACGCCCGCAGGGCATCCGCACGCGCGTCCAGACGGGACGAGAACTCGACCATCCGCACCACTTCCTTCGCGGGCGGGACCACGTCGACCCGTCACGGGACGTCGGCCGATCCGCTGGTCCACGCTGACGGGAATCGACTGGGAGCGCTCCCAGAACTGTAACGGTACGGAAACGCCCTGTGAAGACCCGGTGTCGCGCGATGCCCGGCTCAGCCGGTCCGCGGGCCGAAGCGGGCGGCCACGACCTGCGGCTCCAGCGCCTCGCCGTGCAGCGGACCGCTGCCGCCGACCGCGCCCGCCCGGTGCCACCACGCGGCCTGATCCGGCGTGGTCAGGCCGTCCACGAGCACCTCGGCGCCCGCCGCGCGCACCAGCGGCACCAACCCGGCCAGGTGGTCCGCGTCGCCCGCGAGCTGCCGCGCCACCAGCCGGCGGCTCACCCGGACCAGGCGGACGGGCAGGTCGGCCACCGCGGCCAGGTCGTCCGGGCCGAGACCGAAGTCGTCGAGCGACGTGCCCACGCCCAGTTCGGCGAGCACGGTCAGGCCGTCCACGGCGTCGGGCTCGGCGAGCACGCCGACCGGCATCCCGACGACCAGCCGGTCGGCGGGCAGGCCCGTGTCGCCGAGCGCCCGCCGGACCCGGCGGACGAGGTCGCCGTCGCACCACTGGTGCCGCGTCATGCCGACGTGCAGGGTGCCGGTGAAGCCCGACTGCCGCCACCACGCGGCCTGGCCGCACGCCGTCGCCAGGTGCCACTCGCCCAGCCCCAGCACGAGACCCGTCCGCTCGGCCAGCCCCGTGCACGCGTCGTGGTCGACCGGCGCCCCGTCGGGGCGCTCCCAGAGCAGGCGGGCGGACACGCCGGTGGTCGCGCCGTCGGCGAAGGACGCGACGGGCGCGTAGCGGGCGGTCAGCTCACCCTGCTCCAGGGCCCCGGGCATCCGCACGGCCAGCAGGTCGGTCGCGCGGTCGGCGAGGCCCTGCTCCGGGTCGAACAGCTCCCACTGGCCGCGCCGGCCCGCCTTGGCGCGGCGCAGGGCCTGCTCCGCGGACCGCAGCACCTCGGTCGGCGACGAGTCGGGCGGCGGGCGGCGGACCACGCCGACGCTGACCGTGACGGCCAGGCCGTGGCCGTCGAGGTAGACGGGTTCGGACAGCTCGCGGTTGATCGCGGCGACCGTGGTGCCGACGTCGGGCGTGGTGGCGGTGTTCTCCACCAGGACGGCGAACTCGTCGCCGTCGAGGCGGGCGATCATGGCCTTCTCGTGCGCCAGCACGGACGTGAGCCGCTGCGCCACGTGCACGAGGAGGCGTTCGCCGGTGGCGCGGCCCAGGCTGTTGCACACCATGCCGAACGCGTCGAGGTCGAGGTGGAAGAGGGTGACGCCGCGGACCGGGTCGGCGCGGCGCAGCGCGCTCTCCAGGTGGGTGGTGAAGAACTGGCGGTTCGGCAGGCCCGTCGACACGTCGTGCAGGGCCTGCCGGCGCAGTTCGGACTGGAGCAGCATCAGCTCGGTGCCGTCCTCCACGACGGCGACGAAGTGGCCGGGCTGGTCGGACTCGACGCCGCCGCGGACCAGGGAGACCGTGAGCGAGATCCGGGCGACGTCGCCGTTCTCGCGCAGCAGGCGCTGGGACTGCCGGACCCGCTCGCGCTCACCCGCCGCGAGGCCGCGCAGCGCCTCGGCGAGGTGCTTGCGCGAGTCGGGGTGCACGAGGTCCAGCAGGTCGCTGCCCACCAGCTCGTCGGTGGACCGGCCGAGCATCTCGGCGATGGCCGCGTTCACCCGCACCAGGCTGCCGTCGAGGTCGGCGACGAGGACGCCACTGGCCGACGACGTGACGACCTCGTCGAACCGGGCCTCGCTCTCCCGCAGGTTCCAGCGGGCGTCGCGGACGGCCTTGAGCATCGACAGCTGCATGGACTCCTGCTGCTCGAACACCGAGCGCCGGTTCGCCGCGAGGAAGCCGCACGACAGCGCGCCGACGCCGAGCAGGACCCGCTGCGCGTACGCCTCGACGGGCTGGAACTCGGGCAGCGCGAGCAGGCCCTTGCCGAGCACGTCCGCGGTGACGCGCAGCCCGGCCTCGCCGACGTACCCGAGCGAGACCAGCCGTTCGCCGATCCGCTCGATCGGCCGGTCGGCGAACGGCTCGGCGTGCAGGGCCGCGCACAGCTCGTCGAGCCGTTCGCCCAGCTCGCGGTCGAGGTCGTCGCGCGACAGCGGGACGACGGCCGCCCCGCTGAGCAGGTAGGACCAGGTGCGGGCGAGCAGTTCCCGGCTGCGTTCCGGCGGGGTGGTCCGTGGTCCGCGATTGGGGTGGGACATTGTCGTTGCCCTGCTGTGATGTGATGATTTCGCGGCAGTTTACCCACGCCCCGTCGGTCCGGGCTCGACCATAAGCGTGAAAAAAGATCACACTATCGGCTATTTGACCACTAACGGTCACTTATGAGCGTTCCTTATGGTTTCCGACCGACCCCCGCGCAGACGAGCATGTTCATCCCGGGTTCCTCCGCGATGTCCGCGGGTCCCCCGGGCCGCCACTCGCCGCCCCCCACCAAACCCGGTTCCACCAGGTCGACACCGGTGAACAATTCGGCCACCGCGCGGCGCGGGCGCAGGGTGACCTGGTCCGGGCCCTTGCTCCGCTTGATCACGTCGGTCGCCGCGGCGAGGTCGTCGCCCTGGTGGTCCCCGGTCACGTGGGTCAGCGCGAGGAAGCCGCCCGGCGCCGGCGCGTCCCGGTAGCGGCCGACGAGCCCGACCGGGTCGTCCTCGTCCGGCACCCAGTGCAGCATGAGCAGCCCGACCGGCTGGTCGAGGTCCAGCAACCGGCGCACCTCGGGGTCGCCCAGGACGGCGTCCGGGTCGCGCGTGTCGGCCCGCACGACACCCGCCAGGTCGTTCCCGACCAGCATCAACTCGCTGTGCGCGACGGCCACGGGGTCGCGGTCGACGTGCACGACGCGGGCCTCGGGCACCCACGCCCGGGCAACCTCGTGGACGTTGCCGACGGTCGGGATGCCCGACGCGATGTCGAGGAACTGCCGCACGCCGCGCTCCAGCATGAACCGCACCACGCGCCCCAGGAACGCCCGGTTGACGCGGGCCGCGGTGCGCAGGCCAGGCGTGGCCTCCTCGATCCGCTCGCCGACCGCGCGGTCCACCGCGAAGTTGTGCCCGCCCCCAGCATGTAGTCGTAGGTGCGCGCCATGCTCGGCACGGAAATGTCCACACCGGCTGGAATCCATTCGCCTTGCTCCATTGTCCACACCTCTTCCCGGTCACGCCCCTTTTCCGAGGCTCAGGGGACGAACGGCCGACCGCAGCAGTGCGCTCGACCGGCGGAGCGACACTGACCCACCCGAACGGGCGCTGTCAACGTCCACCGAACGGGTCTTATGGTGGTCCGCCCTTTCGGTGAGAACAGGAGCGACGATGGCCGTCCCGGTGGCGCCCGGTCGACTGCCGCTGCTCGGGCACAGCCTGGAGATGCCGCGCAAGCGGCACGCGTTCACCTCATCACTGCGCGATCACGGCGAAGTGGTGCGAGAGGATCTCGGAACGGTGCGCACCTATTTCGTGACGAGCCCTCGGCTCGCGCACCAGGTGCTCGTCACCGACGGCGCCCGTTTCCGGAAAGGCGCGGTGTTCGACACGTTCCAGCCGTACCTGGGCAACGGGCTGCTGCTGTCGAACGGCCCGTTCCACCTGCGGCAGCGGCGCCTCGTGCAGCCCGCGTTCCACCGCGAGCGCCTGGAGCGCCACGCCGGGGTGATGGCCGCCGCCGTCGTCGGCGAGGCGCTGTTCTCCACCGAGCTGGGCGCGGCGGCCGTGGCCGTGCCGCGCGGCGGGTTCATCCCCTTCGGCGCCGGCGCGCGCCAGTGCCTCGGCAACGCCTTCGCCCGCACCGAGGTCGTGATCACCCTCGCCACCGTGCTCGCCCGCTGGCGCCTGGCGCCGGTGCCCGGCAGGCCCGTCCGGACGAGGTTCACCTCCGCCGCCTACCCCAGCGGCCTGCTGATGACGGCGGTCCCCCGCTAGTTCCCGAACCCTCCGATGGAGGTCGTTCAGTCGTGCGTTGGTCCCGTTCCCGGTCGATGGCCGCCGTGCTGCTCACCGCCGGGCTCTGCCTCGTGCCCGCGCCCGCGGGCGCCGCCGTGGCGTGCGAGGAGGTCAGGGTGCCGGTGTCCGTGGCCGGCACGTCCCAGTCGACGGCGGGCACGCTGTGCGCGCCCGCCGGCGCGGCGCTGGCGGCGTCGAAGGCGCCGTTCTTCCCGGCCTCGGCCCGGCTGCGCGCGTTCGTGCTGCACGGGTACGGGCACTCGATCAACTACGCGCCGAACGCCCCGGACTACCACCGCGAGGTCGTCGACTGGACGCGCGCCCTGGGCGCGTGACGCGCGGGGCGCGAACGTACGACACGCCGGGCGCGAACGTACGACACGCGGGGCCTGGGCGTACGACACGCGGGATGGTGGAGGGGGCGGGCCCGTGCGGGTCCGCCCCCTCCGTCCGATCAGGCCGGTCGGGCCGGTCGGGCCGGTCGGGCCGGGGTCAGCCGGTCAGCTCGGCGCACGTCTTCGCGTCCGGGTCGGTGGCCGCCTCGGGCACCCACCGCACGTTCGCGAACGACGCCTGGAACGCGCCCTCCGTGTAGACCAGGAACGGCGTGTTGACGTTCTCCAGGTCGAGCCCGCCCTGCTCGAAGCAGGCGACCGGGATCTTGACCGTGGACTTCACGCCCGCCGGCAGCCCGGTGAACACGTTCGTGGCGTTGACCTCGGCGAAGCACGGGTAGGTGCAGTGCGTGCTGACCACCGTCCGCGCCGCGGGCGCCTGGTGCACCACCACGTCGAACACCAGCGCCGCCCGGGCGTTGACGTACCCGCGCAGGTCGCTGCCGCCCGCCGGGTCCTGGAGGTAGAACTGGCCCGCGCCCGTGCCGGTCCAGGTCGTCCTCAGGCCGTCGCCCTGCACGTTCACGTCCGCCGGCACCACGGTGATGTTGGTGTGCGCGGCCTCCCCGTCCGGGCCCAGCTCCGTGCCGCTCCAGTTGTCCGGGGAGCCGATGAAGCTCTTGTAGGGCGCCACGTCGACCCGGTTGAACAGCTCCAGGTCCTCGGTCGCGACCCCGCCGCCACCGCCGCCCGAGCAGCCGAACTCGGGCGAGGTCTCGTCGAGCCGGCCGATGTTCCGGAACGACCAGGTCCTGAGGCCGTAGCCGGGCTTGAACAGCGGGTCGTAGCCCTCGACGCCCGGGTTCAGCGGCGTCTGGCACGCCGCCTTCGGCCACGAGTAGGACAGCGTGCCGGTGTAGCCCGGGTAGGTGTGGCGGCCCCGCACCAGCAGGTCGACCACGCCGCCGCCCTCGGTGCCGGGCAGCCACGCCGCCACGAACGCGTCCGAGCGGTTCAGCTCCTTGTTCACGTACAGCGGGCGGCCCGACACGTAGACCGTGACGACGGGCGTGCCCTTGCCGCTGACCTTGTCCAGCACGGCCAGGTCGTTCGGGTACAGCTTGGCGGCCTCCAGCGTGCGCTTGCCGATGTCGCCGACGCCCTCCGCGTACGGGGTCTCACCGATCACCGCGACGACGGCGTCGAACCCGGCCGGGTCGACGTCACCGGTCTCGCTGAACACCACGTTCGCCTCGCCGAGGGCCTCCTTGAGCCCGCCGAGGACGGTCTGGCCGTTCGGGAAGTCGGCGTTGGTGTTGCCGGTGCCCTGCCAGGTCAGCGTCCAGCCGCCGGTCTGGTTCTGCATCGAGTCGGCCGACTTGCCGACGACCAGCACCTTCGACCGCCTGTCCAGCGGCAGCGTGCGGTTGTTGTTCTTCAGCAGCACCTGCGACTTGCGGACCGCCTCGCGGGCGAGCTTGCGCGCCTCCAGGGCGTCGGCGTCACCGGCGTGGCGGCGCTCCGACGGCTTCTCGCCGTCCAGCACGCCCGAGCGCAGCTTGACGCGCAGGATGCGGGTCACCGCGTCGTCGATCCGCGACATGGCGATCTGGCCGCCCTCGACCTGGGCGATCGTGTTGGCGATGAACGCCTTCCAGTCGTTGGGCACCATGACGACGTCGATGCCGGCGTTGACCGCCTGCGGGCACGAGGCGTTGGTGCAGCCCGCGACCTGGCCGATGCCGTTCCAGTCGGAGACGACGAGGCCGTCGAAGCCCATCTTGCCCTTGAGGATGTCGTTCACGGCGAGCTTGCTGCCGTGCAGCTTGCCCTCGGCGATCCCGGCTTCCCCGTTGTCCCACGAGTTGAACGAGACCATCACGGTCTGGGCGCCGGCGGCGAGCGCGCCGTAGTAGCCCTGGCCGTGGACGTTGATCATCTCGGCGACGGTGGCCGGGTTGACGCCCTGGTCCTTGCCGCCGATCGTGCCGCCGTCGCCGATGAAGTGCTTGGCGGTGGCGAGCACGCCGACGTCGCGCCTGCTCCTGCCCTGGAGGCCGATGGTGGCCTCGTAGCCGTAGGCGCGGGTGATCCGCGGGTCCTCCGAGTAGCCCTCGTAGGTGCGGCCCCAGCGGTCGTCGAGCGGCACGGCCAGCGTCGGCGCGAACGCCCAGTCCTGGCCGGTCGCGCGGATCTGCTCGGCGGTCGCCTCGTGCACGTCCCTGATCAGGCACGGGTCGTGCGCGGCGCCCAGGCCGATGTTGTGCGGGAAGACGGTGGCGCCGTAGACGTTGTTGTTGCCGTGCACGGCGTCGATGCCCCAGATGACGGGCACCTTCGTGCGGCTCGCCTTCGACGCGTCCCAGTAGGCGTCGGCCAGCGACAGCCACGCGTCCACCGGGGCGTGCTTGTCGCGGTTCGGCCACGACCCGCCGCCGTTGAGCACCGATCCGATGCCGTACTCGCGGACCTCGTCCGGGGTGATGGCGGCGATCTCCGGCTGGGTCATCTGGCCGACCTTCTCGGCCAGGGTCATGCTCTCGACGATCTTCTTGATCCGGCGCTCGTCGGAGGGGCGGGACTCGACCCGGCTGTCCACCCTCGGCCAGTCGGAGAGCGTCGGCAGGGTCTTCTCGATGCGGGCGCAGCCGTGCTCGGTGCGCGGCTCCCCGATGACCGGTTGGCGGGGCTTCGAGTCCGGGGAGGCGCTCGCCACGCCTCCGCTGAGGAGACCGGCGGCGAGCACCGCGGCCAGCGCGGCGCTCAGTGATCTGCGGGACATCAGTGTTCCGTTCGTCAGGGGCGACGGCTTCGTCGCGCCTGATCCTCGTTCCGGTACCGGTTCCGGTCAAGGGGGTGAGAGCGCTTCCGTGCAGCTAGTCGTCCCGGTAAATGATCGTCGTCCCGGTACTCGTGATTTGTTTTCATATTCGACGTGTCGAGACGGAGAACCACTACTTTAGCGGTTGAGTGATATTCCTTACTTGACTTCCGAGTAGGTACGCGGGCACGCTCTGCCACCGGGAAGCCCGTCCACAGAGGACTCACCACCAGTCCTTCCCGAACGAGAAGAGCACAACCATGAGGTCACCCCTGTCCCGCCGCGCCCTGATCCTGGCCACGGCGGTCGCCCTCACCACGCCCACCGCGGTCGCCCAGGCCG
This region of Saccharothrix longispora genomic DNA includes:
- a CDS encoding TetR/AcrR family transcriptional regulator; this translates as MTDEHGLPDEIALLWGLRSTPKRGRKPSLTVFDITRAAIEVADAEGLAAVSMARVAQQLGKSTMALYRHVNSKDELLALMADAALELPPELPGGDWRAGLTTWTHAVVAAFRRHPWFARIPLTGPPAGPHNLAWFDSALGALSGTTLAEDEKVGVVMGLLTFVHGTLRLGTEMTRHYQDKPEAFSRQYARVLRTVVDPRRLPALGRVVDSGVFDVDDLYRDEVDADFGFALNIFLDGVAAHLARRS
- a CDS encoding DoxX family membrane protein — its product is MVEFSSRLDARADALRALSVPLLRGSLGVVFVWFGALKVAGATPVADLVARIVPWLDPGAFVFALGVLEVVLGVALVVGRRLRWVALLVVLHLAGTFLVLVVQPAAAFRAGNPLLLTMTGEFVVKNLVLITAALVVMSADAPARRRVTRVGQR
- a CDS encoding putative bifunctional diguanylate cyclase/phosphodiesterase, producing MSHPNRGPRTTPPERSRELLARTWSYLLSGAAVVPLSRDDLDRELGERLDELCAALHAEPFADRPIERIGERLVSLGYVGEAGLRVTADVLGKGLLALPEFQPVEAYAQRVLLGVGALSCGFLAANRRSVFEQQESMQLSMLKAVRDARWNLRESEARFDEVVTSSASGVLVADLDGSLVRVNAAIAEMLGRSTDELVGSDLLDLVHPDSRKHLAEALRGLAAGERERVRQSQRLLRENGDVARISLTVSLVRGGVESDQPGHFVAVVEDGTELMLLQSELRRQALHDVSTGLPNRQFFTTHLESALRRADPVRGVTLFHLDLDAFGMVCNSLGRATGERLLVHVAQRLTSVLAHEKAMIARLDGDEFAVLVENTATTPDVGTTVAAINRELSEPVYLDGHGLAVTVSVGVVRRPPPDSSPTEVLRSAEQALRRAKAGRRGQWELFDPEQGLADRATDLLAVRMPGALEQGELTARYAPVASFADGATTGVSARLLWERPDGAPVDHDACTGLAERTGLVLGLGEWHLATACGQAAWWRQSGFTGTLHVGMTRHQWCDGDLVRRVRRALGDTGLPADRLVVGMPVGVLAEPDAVDGLTVLAELGVGTSLDDFGLGPDDLAAVADLPVRLVRVSRRLVARQLAGDADHLAGLVPLVRAAGAEVLVDGLTTPDQAAWWHRAGAVGGSGPLHGEALEPQVVAARFGPRTG
- a CDS encoding SAM-dependent methyltransferase, with product MDRAVGERIEEATPGLRTAARVNRAFLGRVVRFMLERGVRQFLDIASGIPTVGNVHEVARAWVPEARVVHVDRDPVAVAHSELMLVGNDLAGVVRADTRDPDAVLGDPEVRRLLDLDQPVGLLMLHWVPDEDDPVGLVGRYRDAPAPGGFLALTHVTGDHQGDDLAAATDVIKRSKGPDQVTLRPRRAVAELFTGVDLVEPGLVGGGEWRPGGPADIAEEPGMNMLVCAGVGRKP
- a CDS encoding cytochrome P450, whose amino-acid sequence is MAVPVAPGRLPLLGHSLEMPRKRHAFTSSLRDHGEVVREDLGTVRTYFVTSPRLAHQVLVTDGARFRKGAVFDTFQPYLGNGLLLSNGPFHLRQRRLVQPAFHRERLERHAGVMAAAVVGEALFSTELGAAAVAVPRGGFIPFGAGARQCLGNAFARTEVVITLATVLARWRLAPVPGRPVRTRFTSAAYPSGLLMTAVPR
- a CDS encoding glycoside hydrolase family 3 protein — encoded protein: MSRRSLSAALAAVLAAGLLSGGVASASPDSKPRQPVIGEPRTEHGCARIEKTLPTLSDWPRVDSRVESRPSDERRIKKIVESMTLAEKVGQMTQPEIAAITPDEVREYGIGSVLNGGGSWPNRDKHAPVDAWLSLADAYWDASKASRTKVPVIWGIDAVHGNNNVYGATVFPHNIGLGAAHDPCLIRDVHEATAEQIRATGQDWAFAPTLAVPLDDRWGRTYEGYSEDPRITRAYGYEATIGLQGRSRRDVGVLATAKHFIGDGGTIGGKDQGVNPATVAEMINVHGQGYYGALAAGAQTVMVSFNSWDNGEAGIAEGKLHGSKLAVNDILKGKMGFDGLVVSDWNGIGQVAGCTNASCPQAVNAGIDVVMVPNDWKAFIANTIAQVEGGQIAMSRIDDAVTRILRVKLRSGVLDGEKPSERRHAGDADALEARKLAREAVRKSQVLLKNNNRTLPLDRRSKVLVVGKSADSMQNQTGGWTLTWQGTGNTNADFPNGQTVLGGLKEALGEANVVFSETGDVDPAGFDAVVAVIGETPYAEGVGDIGKRTLEAAKLYPNDLAVLDKVSGKGTPVVTVYVSGRPLYVNKELNRSDAFVAAWLPGTEGGGVVDLLVRGRHTYPGYTGTLSYSWPKAACQTPLNPGVEGYDPLFKPGYGLRTWSFRNIGRLDETSPEFGCSGGGGGGVATEDLELFNRVDVAPYKSFIGSPDNWSGTELGPDGEAAHTNITVVPADVNVQGDGLRTTWTGTGAGQFYLQDPAGGSDLRGYVNARAALVFDVVVHQAPAARTVVSTHCTYPCFAEVNATNVFTGLPAGVKSTVKIPVACFEQGGLDLENVNTPFLVYTEGAFQASFANVRWVPEAATDPDAKTCAELTG